Proteins co-encoded in one Ralstonia sp. RRA genomic window:
- a CDS encoding NAD(P) transhydrogenase subunit alpha, translating into MELVNHTVINLIIFVLAIYVGYHVVWTVTPALHTPLMAVTNAISAIIIVGAMLAAGLTQTGLGRTMGVVAVALAAVNVFGGFLVTQRMLEMFKKKEPKAKAGANGTSGETK; encoded by the coding sequence ATGGAGCTGGTCAATCACACGGTGATCAACCTGATCATCTTCGTGCTGGCGATCTACGTCGGCTACCACGTGGTCTGGACGGTCACCCCGGCGCTGCATACGCCGCTGATGGCCGTGACGAATGCCATCTCAGCCATCATCATCGTCGGCGCCATGCTGGCGGCGGGCCTGACCCAGACGGGCCTGGGCCGCACCATGGGCGTGGTGGCGGTGGCGCTGGCGGCAGTCAACGTGTTTGGCGGCTTCTTGGTCACCCAGCGCATGCTGGAGATGTTCAAGAAGAAAGAGCCGAAGGCCAAGGCCGGCGCGAATGGCACAAGCGGGGAGACCAAGTAA
- a CDS encoding Re/Si-specific NAD(P)(+) transhydrogenase subunit alpha, whose protein sequence is MHIGIPQETRADETRVAATPETIKKYVAQGHQVTVQSGAGVAAAQPDEAYVAVGAKIGTAAEALGAQIVLKVRSPEPAELAQMQAGAVLVGMLNPFDDENTARLAAANVTAFALEAAPRTTRAQSMDVLSSQANIAGYKAVMVAANHYQRFMPMLMTAAGTVKAARVLILGAGVAGLQAIATAKRLGAVIEASDVRPAVKEQIESLGAKFLDVPFLTDEEREIAQGVGGYARPMPPDWMRRQAELVHTRASQADIVITTALIPGRRAPTLLSEATVQAMKPGSVVVDLAAAQGGNCPLTEADRVVVKHGVTLVGYTNLASMVAADASALYARNVLDFLKLIIDKDGGLAINLEDDIVAACLLSQAGQVVRAPAATSAAK, encoded by the coding sequence ATGCACATCGGCATCCCGCAGGAGACGCGGGCGGACGAGACGCGCGTTGCCGCGACCCCGGAGACGATCAAGAAGTACGTGGCGCAAGGCCATCAGGTGACGGTGCAATCCGGCGCCGGGGTGGCGGCCGCACAGCCCGACGAGGCCTACGTGGCTGTCGGCGCCAAGATCGGCACCGCTGCCGAGGCACTGGGCGCACAGATCGTGCTCAAGGTGCGCTCACCGGAACCTGCGGAGCTTGCGCAGATGCAAGCCGGCGCCGTGCTGGTCGGCATGCTCAACCCGTTTGATGACGAGAACACCGCGCGCCTGGCTGCGGCCAACGTCACCGCGTTCGCGCTGGAAGCCGCGCCGCGCACCACGCGCGCGCAAAGCATGGACGTGCTCTCCTCGCAGGCCAACATTGCCGGCTACAAGGCGGTGATGGTGGCCGCGAACCACTACCAGCGCTTCATGCCGATGCTGATGACCGCCGCCGGCACCGTCAAAGCGGCGCGTGTGCTGATCCTCGGCGCCGGTGTGGCGGGCTTGCAGGCGATTGCCACGGCCAAGCGCCTGGGCGCGGTCATCGAAGCCTCCGACGTGCGCCCCGCCGTGAAGGAGCAGATCGAATCGCTGGGCGCCAAATTCCTCGACGTGCCGTTCCTGACGGACGAAGAACGCGAGATCGCCCAAGGTGTCGGCGGCTATGCCCGCCCGATGCCGCCCGACTGGATGCGCCGTCAGGCTGAACTCGTGCATACACGCGCAAGCCAGGCCGACATCGTCATCACCACTGCGCTGATCCCTGGCCGCCGCGCGCCGACGCTGCTGTCCGAAGCCACCGTGCAGGCCATGAAACCGGGCTCGGTGGTGGTCGACCTGGCGGCCGCACAAGGCGGCAACTGCCCACTGACGGAAGCCGATCGCGTGGTCGTCAAGCATGGCGTCACGCTGGTGGGCTACACCAACCTCGCGTCGATGGTGGCGGCCGATGCCTCGGCCCTCTATGCGCGCAACGTGCTGGATTTCCTCAAGCTGATCATCGACAAGGATGGTGGCCTCGCCATCAACCTCGAAGACGACATCGTGGCCGCCTGCCTGTTGAGTCAGGCCGGCCAGGTGGTGCGCGCTCCCGCTGCCACGAGCGCCGCCAAATAA
- a CDS encoding TonB-dependent siderophore receptor, producing the protein MVLCGASEMAGAEAAPTFALEEAVVRGQAGERLRVRRASSATLTDTPLKDVPQSVGVVTRTALDDFGARRLDTALDWVSGISRQNNLGGMADNFAIRGFAGDINTGADYLVNGFSANRANNVPVDAINIARIDVLKGPSAALYGRSDPGGIVNIVTRTPQFKPSREITLSVGSHDQYRLATELTGPLSERLAYRLGVAAESNHSFRDFSSSRRYVIAPSFTWLATDDTVVTYAFEAAQLKAPFDRGIVAINKQLGALPNSRFLGEPGDGDTTVRTQSHQLTAEHQLNEGWKLNAGLSYRTSALFGKSSDASRLLADGRTLWRQARERDYHANDLAGRVDVQGDVHTGAVKHTLVAGADFYNFRYDPVMYRANPSAAAPYAIDIFNPVYGQPRPALRPSISTRETQRGFGAFVQDQITLTPQWKLLAGVRMDRFLQHADNRLTGESVSQQQTAYSPRLGLVYQPTQALSLYANTSRSFRPNTGTGAQGNAFAPERGRGYEVGAKLETADGKFGGTLALYSIDKTNVLTGDPRDPTFQRTAGAVRSRGVELDVSGQVTANLKVMGAYAYTDATVTADTVLPAGAPLSNIPRHSASVLGLYEFGAGALGRAGAGGGVVYVGERAGNSVDNGFKLPAYTTVRLHGYVQPTRALRLSLTVDNLFDKRYYASSYNELWVAPGAERQVTLAATYKF; encoded by the coding sequence ATGGTTTTGTGCGGTGCATCAGAAATGGCCGGCGCCGAGGCCGCCCCAACGTTTGCGCTGGAAGAGGCCGTCGTGCGCGGCCAGGCAGGGGAACGTTTGCGGGTACGCCGCGCCAGCTCCGCCACACTGACGGATACGCCGCTTAAGGACGTACCCCAATCTGTTGGCGTGGTGACACGCACGGCGCTCGACGATTTCGGGGCGAGGCGCCTGGATACCGCGCTCGACTGGGTCAGCGGCATCAGCCGGCAGAACAACCTGGGCGGCATGGCCGACAACTTCGCCATCCGCGGGTTTGCCGGCGACATCAATACGGGCGCCGACTACCTCGTCAACGGCTTTTCGGCCAATCGGGCGAACAACGTGCCGGTGGATGCCATCAATATCGCGCGCATTGACGTGCTCAAGGGGCCGTCGGCGGCGCTGTACGGGCGCAGTGACCCGGGCGGCATCGTCAACATCGTGACGCGTACGCCGCAGTTCAAGCCGTCGCGTGAGATCACGCTGTCGGTGGGCAGCCACGATCAATACCGGCTGGCGACGGAGCTGACCGGGCCGCTGTCCGAGCGATTGGCCTACCGCCTGGGTGTGGCGGCGGAGAGCAACCACAGCTTTCGCGATTTTTCATCGAGCCGGCGCTATGTGATTGCGCCGTCGTTCACGTGGCTGGCGACGGACGATACGGTGGTGACGTATGCGTTTGAAGCGGCGCAACTGAAGGCGCCGTTCGACCGGGGCATCGTCGCCATCAACAAGCAGTTGGGTGCGCTGCCCAATTCGCGCTTTCTGGGTGAGCCGGGGGATGGCGATACGACGGTGCGCACGCAAAGCCATCAGCTGACCGCGGAACATCAACTCAACGAGGGCTGGAAGCTGAACGCGGGGCTGTCGTACCGGACGTCGGCGCTGTTCGGCAAATCGTCGGATGCGTCGCGCTTGCTGGCCGACGGCCGCACGTTGTGGCGCCAGGCGCGTGAGCGCGATTACCACGCCAACGATCTGGCTGGCCGCGTCGACGTGCAAGGCGATGTGCATACCGGTGCGGTCAAGCACACGCTGGTGGCCGGCGCGGATTTCTACAACTTCCGCTACGACCCGGTGATGTACCGCGCCAACCCGAGCGCTGCGGCGCCGTATGCGATCGACATCTTCAATCCGGTCTATGGACAACCGCGACCGGCTCTGCGGCCGAGCATCAGCACGCGCGAAACCCAGCGCGGCTTTGGCGCGTTCGTGCAAGACCAGATCACGCTGACGCCGCAATGGAAGCTGCTGGCCGGCGTGCGCATGGACCGCTTCCTGCAGCATGCCGACAACCGCCTGACGGGCGAGAGCGTCTCGCAACAGCAGACGGCGTACAGCCCGCGCTTGGGGCTGGTCTATCAGCCGACGCAGGCGCTGTCGCTCTACGCCAATACCTCGCGCTCGTTCCGGCCGAATACCGGCACGGGTGCGCAGGGCAATGCGTTTGCGCCCGAGCGCGGGCGTGGCTATGAGGTCGGCGCCAAGCTGGAGACCGCCGACGGCAAGTTCGGCGGCACGCTGGCGCTGTATTCCATCGACAAGACCAATGTGCTGACGGGCGATCCGCGTGACCCGACGTTCCAGCGCACAGCCGGCGCCGTGCGCAGCCGCGGCGTGGAGCTGGATGTGTCGGGCCAGGTGACGGCCAACCTCAAGGTGATGGGCGCGTACGCCTACACCGATGCCACGGTGACGGCTGATACGGTGCTGCCGGCTGGGGCGCCGTTGTCCAACATTCCGCGCCACAGCGCGAGCGTGCTCGGCCTGTATGAGTTCGGTGCCGGAGCGCTCGGCCGGGCAGGTGCGGGCGGTGGCGTGGTCTACGTGGGCGAGCGCGCCGGCAACAGCGTCGACAACGGCTTCAAGCTGCCCGCCTACACCACCGTGCGCCTGCATGGTTACGTGCAGCCGACGCGCGCGCTGCGTCTGTCGCTCACTGTCGACAACCTGTTCGACAAGCGCTATTACGCCAGCTCGTACAACGAACTGTGGGTCGCACCTGGCGCCGAGCGGCAGGTGACGCTGGCCGCGACGTACAAGTTCTGA
- a CDS encoding NAD(P)(+) transhydrogenase (Re/Si-specific) subunit beta has translation MSMNLVTLLYLLASVCFIQALKGLSHPTTARRGNAFGMTGMAIAAVTTLALIYKLKSEMFAGTESGTSTGFILIFTGLVVGGGIGAYVARTVEMTKMPELVAAMHSLIGLAAVCIAVAAVAEPDAFGITMAGDNVLPLGNRVELFIGTFVGAITFSGSVIAFGKLSGKYKFRLFQGAPVQFAGQHMLNLLLAVAMLGFGILFFLTQSWLPFVIMTAIAFVLGVLIIIPIGGADMPVVVSMLNSYSGWAAAGIGFSLNNPMLIIAGSLVGSSGAILSYIMCRAMNRSFFNVILGGFGSEASAGAAAGGGGQQRPVKSGSPDDAAFLMGNAETVIIVPGYGLAVARAQHALKELTEKLSDKGVTVKYAIHPVAGRMPGHMNVLLAEAEVPYDQVFEMEDINGEFGQADVVLVLGANDVVNPAAKNDPKSPIAGMPILEAYKAKTIIVNKRSMNAGYAGLDNELFYMDKTMMVFGDAKKVVEDMVKSVD, from the coding sequence ATGAGCATGAACCTCGTCACCCTGCTGTATCTGCTGGCGTCGGTCTGCTTCATTCAGGCGCTCAAGGGGCTCTCGCACCCGACCACGGCGCGGCGCGGCAACGCGTTTGGCATGACGGGCATGGCCATCGCCGCCGTCACGACCCTCGCGCTCATCTACAAACTCAAGTCCGAGATGTTTGCCGGCACTGAAAGCGGCACGTCCACGGGCTTCATCCTGATCTTCACCGGCCTGGTGGTCGGCGGCGGCATTGGCGCTTACGTGGCACGCACGGTCGAGATGACCAAGATGCCGGAGCTGGTGGCTGCCATGCACTCGCTGATCGGCTTGGCGGCGGTGTGCATTGCCGTCGCCGCGGTGGCTGAGCCCGACGCTTTCGGCATCACCATGGCCGGTGACAACGTGCTGCCGCTGGGCAACCGCGTGGAGCTGTTCATCGGCACGTTCGTGGGCGCCATCACCTTCTCGGGTTCGGTGATCGCCTTCGGCAAGCTGTCGGGCAAATACAAGTTCCGCCTGTTCCAGGGGGCACCGGTGCAGTTTGCCGGCCAGCACATGCTGAACCTGCTGCTGGCCGTGGCCATGCTGGGCTTCGGCATCCTGTTCTTCCTGACGCAGAGCTGGCTGCCGTTCGTCATCATGACGGCCATCGCCTTCGTGCTGGGCGTGCTGATCATCATCCCGATCGGCGGCGCCGACATGCCGGTGGTGGTGTCGATGCTGAACTCGTATTCGGGTTGGGCAGCGGCAGGCATCGGCTTCTCGCTCAACAACCCGATGCTGATCATCGCGGGTTCGCTGGTGGGTTCGTCCGGTGCAATTCTGTCTTACATCATGTGCCGCGCGATGAACCGGTCGTTCTTCAACGTGATCCTGGGTGGCTTTGGTTCGGAGGCCTCTGCCGGCGCAGCAGCCGGTGGCGGCGGGCAGCAGCGCCCCGTCAAGTCGGGCTCGCCGGATGACGCCGCCTTCCTGATGGGCAATGCCGAGACGGTCATCATCGTCCCGGGTTACGGCCTGGCCGTGGCGCGCGCGCAGCACGCCTTGAAGGAACTGACCGAAAAACTGTCGGACAAGGGCGTGACGGTCAAGTACGCCATCCACCCCGTCGCCGGCCGCATGCCGGGCCACATGAACGTGCTGCTGGCCGAAGCCGAGGTGCCGTACGACCAGGTGTTTGAAATGGAAGACATCAACGGCGAGTTTGGCCAGGCCGACGTGGTGCTGGTGCTGGGCGCCAACGACGTGGTCAACCCGGCGGCCAAGAACGATCCGAAGTCGCCCATTGCCGGCATGCCGATCCTGGAGGCCTACAAGGCCAAGACCATCATCGTGAACAAGCGCTCGATGAACGCCGGCTATGCCGGGCTCGACAACGAGCTGTTCTACATGGACAAAACGATGATGGTGTTCGGCGATGCCAAGAAGGTCGTGGAAGATATGGTGAAATCTGTGGATTAA
- a CDS encoding response regulator — translation MQQDSALPVYFHPSLTVVVDDSQSFVESLGFQMDPSRAMLAFNDPDEALAWLRQWHSLRMPGFLPVRVTHDDLTFSSERRTIQLDVDRVYRQIHEVNRFLQPSVIVVDYSMPRMNGLEFCAKLKELPCMTILLTGMADENIAVQGFNDGLIDRYIKKDHPAMAERLGAEIEALQMRYFSRLSSTLRELLSRHSFSFLSDPAVMQLVRELSARYRFIEYYLYPHPAGVLLLTADGRATLMVIETNASMLTHLENAEAYNAPDELLKGLHNKQIVPFFWPGDGMYTPACVEWEQYCLPAEVCQGREPYYYALFDMPSHLLPAQVYSYTQFLANYKQDPDALTGRKPR, via the coding sequence ATGCAACAGGACAGCGCCCTGCCGGTCTATTTCCACCCGTCTTTGACCGTCGTGGTCGACGACAGCCAGTCGTTCGTGGAAAGCCTCGGGTTCCAGATGGACCCGTCGCGGGCAATGCTGGCCTTCAACGATCCGGACGAGGCGCTGGCGTGGCTGCGCCAGTGGCATTCACTGCGCATGCCAGGCTTCCTGCCGGTGCGCGTGACGCACGACGATCTGACGTTCTCCAGCGAGCGCCGCACCATCCAGCTTGACGTCGATCGCGTCTACCGTCAGATCCACGAGGTCAACCGCTTCCTGCAACCGTCGGTGATCGTGGTGGACTACTCCATGCCGCGCATGAACGGGCTGGAGTTCTGCGCCAAGCTCAAAGAGCTGCCGTGCATGACGATCCTACTCACCGGTATGGCCGACGAGAACATCGCCGTGCAGGGCTTCAACGACGGGCTGATCGATCGCTACATCAAGAAGGATCACCCGGCCATGGCCGAGCGTCTGGGCGCGGAAATCGAAGCGCTGCAGATGCGCTACTTCAGCCGACTATCGAGCACGCTGCGCGAGTTGCTGTCGCGCCACTCGTTCAGTTTTCTGTCGGACCCGGCGGTCATGCAGCTCGTGCGCGAACTGTCTGCGCGCTACCGCTTCATCGAGTATTACCTGTACCCGCATCCGGCCGGCGTGCTGCTGCTTACCGCTGATGGGCGTGCCACGCTCATGGTCATCGAAACCAACGCGAGCATGCTCACGCACCTGGAGAACGCCGAGGCCTACAACGCGCCCGACGAACTGCTCAAAGGCTTGCACAACAAGCAGATCGTCCCGTTCTTCTGGCCCGGCGACGGCATGTACACGCCAGCCTGCGTGGAATGGGAGCAATACTGCCTGCCGGCCGAGGTGTGCCAGGGTCGCGAGCCGTACTACTACGCGCTGTTCGACATGCCCAGCCATCTGCTGCCTGCGCAGGTCTACAGCTATACCCAGTTCCTCGCCAACT
- the panD gene encoding aspartate 1-decarboxylase produces the protein MQRNMLRAKLHRATVTQADLDYEGSCGIDEDLLDAADMREYEKIELYNVNNGERFSTYIIKGKRGSGEISLNGAAARRAHVGDLLIICTYAPMNEEEVASYKPKVVLLGEGNKIKAIKET, from the coding sequence ATGCAACGCAACATGCTTCGCGCCAAGCTGCACCGCGCGACGGTTACCCAGGCCGATCTGGACTACGAAGGCTCGTGCGGCATCGACGAGGATCTCCTCGACGCCGCCGACATGCGCGAATACGAAAAGATCGAGCTGTACAACGTCAACAACGGCGAGCGCTTTTCGACCTACATCATCAAGGGCAAGCGCGGCTCGGGCGAGATCTCGCTCAACGGCGCCGCTGCGCGCCGCGCGCACGTGGGTGACCTGCTCATCATCTGCACCTACGCGCCGATGAACGAAGAAGAAGTCGCCAGCTACAAGCCGAAGGTCGTGCTGCTGGGCGAAGGCAACAAGATCAAGGCCATCAAGGAAACCTGA
- a CDS encoding DUF1624 domain-containing protein, with protein sequence MTTQPARAFSRVAAIDLLRGWVMVLMVVDHLREFFFLHAQVMDPVDLAVTSPALALTRFASHPCAPVFVFLAGMSAWLSGQKQGGDRRVIAAHLLKRGLFLVMLEVTVVNFAWTFTFPPTTLYLQVIWAIGLSMIALAGLIWLPRGALLAVSLAIIAGHNLLTGVHVAPDSPWHALWAVLHQRDWIVLADGLRLRTSYPVLAWIGVIGLGYVFAPVYARRSPEARRTLCLALGVACLAGFAVLRLVNGYGEPKPWTAYPDALTTAVSFLNLTKYPPSLGFLLATLGLGLCALAWLDRLPARVATVLQTLGSAPMFFYLLHLYVLHIAYLLALQMAGANQGARFGFDAVWQLWAVWLPTIALLYWPTRWFASLRRTGRYPWMRYL encoded by the coding sequence ATGACGACGCAGCCTGCTCGCGCGTTTTCCCGTGTCGCCGCCATCGATCTGCTGCGCGGGTGGGTGATGGTGCTGATGGTGGTCGACCACCTGCGCGAGTTCTTCTTCCTGCATGCGCAGGTGATGGACCCGGTCGATCTGGCGGTCACCTCGCCAGCCTTGGCGCTGACACGGTTTGCGAGCCATCCGTGCGCACCGGTGTTTGTGTTCCTGGCGGGCATGTCGGCGTGGCTGTCGGGGCAGAAGCAGGGTGGCGACCGGCGCGTGATTGCGGCGCACCTGCTCAAGCGCGGGCTGTTCCTCGTCATGCTGGAGGTGACGGTCGTCAATTTTGCGTGGACGTTCACGTTCCCGCCCACCACGCTGTACCTGCAGGTGATCTGGGCGATCGGCTTGTCGATGATCGCGTTGGCGGGGTTGATCTGGCTGCCGCGCGGCGCGCTGCTGGCGGTGTCGCTGGCGATCATCGCGGGGCACAACCTGCTGACGGGCGTGCATGTCGCGCCTGATTCACCGTGGCATGCGCTATGGGCTGTCCTGCATCAGCGGGATTGGATTGTGTTGGCGGATGGGTTGCGGTTGCGCACGTCGTATCCGGTGCTGGCATGGATTGGCGTGATCGGGCTCGGGTATGTGTTTGCGCCGGTATATGCGCGGCGTTCGCCCGAGGCGCGGCGGACGTTGTGTCTGGCGCTGGGCGTCGCCTGTCTTGCCGGGTTTGCCGTGCTGCGCCTGGTGAATGGCTATGGCGAACCGAAGCCTTGGACCGCTTACCCAGATGCACTGACGACGGCCGTGTCGTTCCTGAACCTGACCAAGTACCCACCGTCGCTGGGTTTTCTGCTGGCAACGCTGGGTCTTGGCCTGTGTGCGCTGGCATGGCTGGACCGATTGCCCGCGCGCGTTGCCACTGTGCTGCAAACGTTGGGTAGCGCACCGATGTTCTTTTACCTGCTGCATCTGTATGTGCTGCACATCGCCTATCTGCTTGCGCTGCAGATGGCGGGCGCCAACCAGGGCGCGCGTTTCGGCTTTGACGCCGTCTGGCAACTGTGGGCGGTCTGGCTGCCCACCATCGCGCTGCTGTACTGGCCAACGCGCTGGTTCGCCAGCCTGCGCCGCACGGGGCGCTACCCCTGGATGCGCTATTTGTGA